One Triticum dicoccoides isolate Atlit2015 ecotype Zavitan chromosome 5B, WEW_v2.0, whole genome shotgun sequence genomic window carries:
- the LOC119306866 gene encoding mediator of RNA polymerase II transcription subunit 15a-like, giving the protein MHPPHPIYSHFVLLYACRFETLRKTLPVSVPDELKELQEIARQFEERIYTEATNQSDYVRKISLKMLSMETNRQLAPGNAQVIPNQNNSELLQQIVGRQQQQAHPSIHQQPSLQSQQPNIPLQQLQQQLMGHQPNSQQDQLIGPHNGAVEMQEQQRLPVQSNNLLNVQQAQQMLNQQYMLLHQPHQLGSQANMASLQHQQLLGTVPYMLLQQNNMDPIQAQRGLQEVSSSTSADSTAETGHADADVDYWQEEIYQMVKMLKDQYFADLSELYNKICVKLQHVESITPPPVPSELHGRMKSFKTLLERILQMLQISKSIIQPAMRDNVPQYEKQIITILNCLRQAAQPQVEQ; this is encoded by the exons ATGCATCCCCCCCACCCAATTTATTCACATTTTGTATTATTATATGCGTGTAGATTCGAGACTCTGAGGAAGACCCTGCCAGTATCCGTGCCAGACGAACTGAAGGAACTTCAAGAAATCGCCAGGCAATTCGAAGAGAGGATCTACACTGAAGCAACCAATCAG TCTGATTATGTGCGGAAGATTTCTCTGAAAATGCTCTCTATGGAGACGAACAGACAACTAGCTCCTGGAAATGCTCAAGTGATTCCAAATCAAAACAACTCAG AATTACTCCAGCAAATTGTTGGGAGGCAGCAGCAACAAGCACATCCCTCCATTCATCAACAGCCTTCGCTGCAGAGTCAGCAGCCCAATATTCCTTTACAGCagctgcaacagcagttgatggggCACCAGCCAAATTCACAACAAGATCAGCTAATTGGTCCACATAATGGTGCTGTGGAGATGCAGGAGCAACAGAGGCTACCAGTTCAGTCAAATAATCTTTTGAACGTGCAGCAAGCACAGCAGATGTTGAATCAGCAGTATATGCTTCTGCATCAGCCACATCAATTGGGCTCTCAGGCAAACATGGCGAGTCTGCAGCATCAGCAACTTCTTGGAACTGTGCCTTACATGCTCTTGCAACAAAATAACATGGATCCGATTCAGGCACAGAGAGGCCTTCAAGAAGTTTCCTCTAGTA CATCTGCGGACTCTACTGCTGAAACAGGTCATGCAGATGCAGATGTAGATTATTGGCAAGAGGagatatatcaaatg GTCAAGATGTTGAAGGACCAATACTTTGCAGACCTCAGTGAACTGTACAATAAGATATGTGTGAAGCTACAGCATGTTGAGAGCATTACACCGCCTCCGGTTCCATCTGAGCTGCATGGTAGAATGAAGAGCTTTAAAACATTGTTGGAACGTATACTACAAATGCTGCAAATTAGCAAGAGTATCATCCAGCCTGCTATGAGGGACAACGTTCCTCAATACGAGAAACAGATTATCACTATCTTGAATTGTCTAAGGCAGGCAGCGCAGCCACAAGTAGAGCAATAG
- the LOC119306867 gene encoding mavicyanin-like, whose translation MASLLSIVLLLALLDTSRATNFEVGGDAEWVLPQAGDSQTYNHWASKNHFHVGDIVHFKYNQDSVMVVTEEGYNKCESSHPIFFSNSGNTQVRLDRPGPFYFISGVTGHCQGGQKLVVKVTDKAQPPSGPPSGAAPAGFGSAGAIVVLMAVLWPLLVMHDI comes from the exons ATGGCGAGCCTCCTCTCCATCGTGCTGCTCCTCGCGCTCCTCGACACGTCGCGCGCCACAAACTTTGAGGTCGGCGGCGACGCCGAGTGGGTCCTCCCGCAGGCCGGCGATTCCCAAACGTACAACCATTGGGCGTCCAAGAACCACTTCCACGTCGGCGACATCGTCC ATTTCAAGTACAATCAGGACTCGGTGATGGTGGTGACGGAGGAGGGGTACAACAAGTGCGAGTCGTCGCACCCCATCTTCTTCTCCAACAGCGGTAACACCCAGGTGCGCCTCGACCGCCCCGGCCCCTTCTACTTCATCAGCGGCGTCACCGGCCACTGCCAGGGCGGGCAGAAGCTGGTCGTCAAGGTCACCGACAAGGCCCAGCCACCGTCGGGGCCCCCCAGCGGGGCCGCGCCGGCGGGCTTTGGATCCGCCGGCGCCATTGTTGTCTTGATGGCTGTGCTTTGGCCTCTTCTTGTTATGCATGATATTTGA
- the LOC119313015 gene encoding ruBisCO large subunit-binding protein subunit alpha-like, which translates to MATIPTTGSASLLRGSSALQRDGRSTRPSSAARPLPGRRARSVSVVRASAKDIAFDQASRSALQAGVEKLAAAVGVTLGPRGRNVVLDEFGSPKVVNDGVTIARAIELADPMENAGAALIREVASKTNDSAGDGTTTASVLAREIIKLGLLSVTSGANPVSIKKGIDKTVQSLVEELEKKSRPVKGSGDIKAIAAISAGNDDFIGTMIAEAINKVGPDGVLSIESSSSFETTVEVEEGMEIDRGYISPQFVTNSEKSVVEFENARVLVTDQKISSIKEILPLLEQTTQLRAPLLIIAEDVSGEALATLVVNKLRGILNVAAIKAPGFGERRKALLQDIAIVTGAEFQAKDLGQLIEQTTVEQLGIARKVTISGSSTTIIADVATKDEIQARIAQLKRELSQTDSTYDSEKLAERIAKLSGGVAVIKVGAATETELEDRKLRIEDAKNATFAAIEEGIVPGGGAAYVHLSTFVPAIKEKLDDPEERLGADIIQKALVAPASLIAHNAGVEGEVIVEKIKDSEWEFGYNAMTDKHENLVEAGVIDPAKVTRCALQNAASVAGMVLTTQAIVVEKPSKKAPAPAGMPQGMM; encoded by the exons ATGGCGACCATCCCCACAACTGGCTCCGCCTCCCTCCTCCGGGGCTCCTCCGCCCTCCAG AGGGACGGGAGGTCAACCAGGCCGTCGTCGGCGGCCAGGCCGCTCCCCGGGCGCCGCGCGCGCTCGGTGTCGGTGGTGCGCGCCTCCGCCAAGGACATCGCCTTCGACCAGGCCTCGCGCTCCGCCCTCCAGGCCGGCGtcgagaagctcgccgccgccgtcggcgtcACCCTCGGCCCCAGAG GAAGGAATGTCGTTTTGGATGAGTTTGGCAGCCCCAAAGTGGTTAACGACGGTGTTACGATTGCTCGGGCTATTGAGCTTGCTGATCCCATGGAGAATGCTGGTGCTGCTTTGATTCGTGAA GTTGCTAGCAAGACAAATGACTCAGCGGGTGATGGGACCACGACCGCATCTGTTCTGGCTCGCGAGATCATAAAATTGGGGCTGTTGAGTGTTACCTCAGGGGCAAATCCAGTATCAATTAAGAAGGGCATAGATAAGACTGTTCAAAGTTTAGTTGAGGAACTTGAGAAGAAGTCACGACCTGTCAAGGGCAGTGGGGACATTAAAG CTATTGCTGCCATATCTGCTGGAAACGATGACTTTATTGGGACCATGATTGCGGAGGCTATTAACAAAGTTGGCCCTGATGGTGTCCTCTCCATTGAGTCATCATCGTCGTTTGAGACTACTGTTGAAGTTGAAGAAGGAATGGAG ATTGATAGAGGATACATCTCTCCTCAGTTTGTCACAAACTCTGAGAAGTCAGTTGTTGAGTTTGAAAACGCTAGAGTTCTTGTCACTGATCAGAAGATTTCGTCAATTAAAGAAATCCTTCCTTTGTTGGAGCAAACCACACAGTTGAGAGCACCACTTCTCATAATTGCAGAGGATGTGTCTGGTGAGGCTTTGGCGACGCTGGTTGTCAACAAGCTTAGAGGAATTCTGAATGTAGCTGCGATTAAAGCTCCTGGTTTTGGTGAAAGGCGCAAGGCCCTCCTTCAGGACATTGCCATTGTTACAG GTGCTGAATTTCAAGCCAAAGATCTTGGCCAACTGATCGAGCAGACAACAGTGGAGCAGCTCGGCATAGCCAGGAAGGTGACAATCTCCGGGTCATCCACAACCATAATAGCAGATGTTGCCACCAAGGATGAGATCCAGGCTAGAATTGCACAGCTGAAGAGAGAGCTTTCTCAGACAGACTCGACATATGATTCTGAGAAGCTGGCAGAGAGAATAGCAAAGCTCTCTGGTGGAGTTGCTGTGATCAAGGTTGGAGCTGCAACCGAGACGGAGCTCGAGGACCGCAAGCTCCGCATAGAGGATGCCAAGAATGCAACTTTTGCGGCCATTGAGGAAGGTATAGTACCTGGAGGTGGTGCGGCCTATGTTCACCTGTCGACATTCGTACCAGCCATCAAGGAGAAGCTGGATGACCCTGAGGAGCGCCTCGGTGCTGATATCATTCAGAAG GCTCTGGTGGCACCGGCATCATTGATAGCGCACAATGCCGGAGTCGAAGGGGAGGTGATTGTGGAGAAAATCAAGGACAGCGAGTGGGAATTCGGCTACAACGCGATGACCGACAAGCACGAGAACCTGGTTGAGGCTGGAGTCATCGACCCCGCGAAGGTGACGAGGTGCGCCCTGCAGAATGCGGCATCTGTGGCCGGAATGGTCCTGACCACCCAGGCGATCGTCGTGGAGAAGCCTAGCAAGAAGGCCCCCGCGCCCGCCGGGATGCCCCAGGGTATGATGTAG
- the LOC119313014 gene encoding RNA polymerase sigma factor sigF, chloroplastic-like gives MNSSRSLLSSPLFPTSSPNFRGAASSPSPSRASVPMIHDSTGGRASTACHYSPSLVAEEQAHGSVSLKGEKALLEFLLDMALEQHTEGKTFKAEEGAEGEFESYLRGLQRQVIYQQAFGEKNNFTSAITSTSTPSAKSVPTLDLGATSVTLMKEVAFLADGSSPSTTQLNVPPVTLATSVESTHPYEKLLSNGQVFIRSTRLLERRSKKRNVPQASTSSTDVVQCSVADSKKKEKPKKYGRVLGPDEPFRLFLRDRETTEFLTAKEERHLFSQIQNLMKLEEAQRRLEAQCGREPTLPEWAQAVGMSCKELQSSIHIGRRCREKMARSNFRLVIHVARKYQGYGLDIEDLVQDGCCGLMKTFEKFNPSKGCRFPTYAYWWIRQAIKKSIFKHSRLIRLPESVYARLKKVGKARLECILEGEQPTNQNVARRAGITIEKLAKLKAKTRKPRSMQDQVWSNDAVTFQEITEDPNIDPPDLVVDRIMMRQQVREFLGVLTTREKEIIEHRFGIYDGEPKTLHVIGDMYGLSKERIRQLQNRALDKLKRSVSTQGFDVYLDLLTSNG, from the exons ATGAATTCCAGCCGGAGCTTGCTTTCGTCGCCGCTCTTCCCCACCTCATCTCCAAACTTCAGGGGCGCCGCCTCCTCCCCATCCCCCTCCCGCGCATCAG TTCCGATGATACACGACAGCACCGGCGGCAGAGCATCCACGGCGTGCCACTACTCGCCCTCGCTCGTGGCCGAGGAGCAGGCCCATGGCTCCGTGTCTTTGAAGGGCGAGAAGGCCTTGCTGGAGTTCCTGCTGGACATG GCCTTGGAGCAGCACACGGAAGGGAAGACTTTCAAAGCCGAAGAGGGGGCAGAGGGCGAGTTCGAGAGCTATCTGCGAGGCCTGCAGCGGCAAGTCATTTACCAGCAGGCCTTTGG TGAAAAGAACAACTTCACCTCTGCAATCACTTCAACTTCAACGCCATCGGCAAAATCAGTTCCAACTTTGGATCTCGGCGCAACCTCGGTGACCTTGATGAAGGAGGTGGCCTTTTTGGCAGATGGATCAAGCCCTTCAACCACCCAGCTGAATGTACCACCAGTAACGCTTGCAACCAGTGTGGAGTCGACCCACCCGTACGAGAAGCTGCTGAGCAATGGGCAAGTGTTTATTCGGTCTACACGGTTGCTTGAGAGAAGATCCAAGAAGCGGAATGTTCCTCAGGCATCAACAAGCAGTACTGATGTTGTGCAGTGCAGTGTTGCTGATTcaaagaagaaagagaagccaaagaAGTATGGCAGGGTTCTCGGTCCAGATGAACCCTTCAGGTTGTTCCTACGAGACCGCGAGACGACAGAGTTCTTGACGGCAAAGGAAGAGAGACACTTGTTCAGCCAGATACAG AATCTTATGAAACTGGAGGAGGCTCAGCGTAGGCTAGAAGCGCAGTGTGGCCGCGAGCCGACGCTTCCCGAGTGGGCTCAGGCCGTGGGAATGAGCTGCAAGGAGCTGCAGTCGTCCATACACATCGGAAGGCGCTGCAGGGAGAAGATGGCCCGCTCCAACTTCCGCCTTGTGATACACGTAGCTAGGAAATACCAGGGATATGGCCTTGACATCGAGGACCTAGTTCAG GACGGATGCTGTGGGTTGATGAAGACCTTCGAGAAATTCAATCCAAGCAAGGGATGCAGGTTCCCGACGTATGCGTACTGGTGGATACGCCAAGCAATCAAAAAGTCTATCTTCAAGCATTCGAGACTGATTCGGTTGCCG GAGAGTGTGTATGCACGTCTGAAAAAGGTGGGGAAAGCAAGGCTGGAGTGCATCTTGGAAGGGGAGCAGCCTACTAACCAAAATGTAGCTAGGCGTGCCGGCATCACGATCGAGAAGCTGGCGAAACTCAAAGCAAAGACCAGAAAGCCACGATCAATGCAGGATCAAGTTTGGTCCAACGACGCAGTCACCTTCCAG GAGATCACGGAGGACCCGAACATCGATCCACCGGACCTGGTGGTGGACAGGATAATGATGAGGCAGCAGGTGCGGGAGTTCCTGGGCGTCCTGACCACGAGGGAGAAGGAGATCATCGAGCACCGGTTCGGGATCTACGACGGCGAGCCCAAGACGCTCCACGTGATCGGGGACATGTACGGCCTGTCCAAGGAGCGGATCCGGCAGCTCCAGAACCGGGCGCTGGACAAGCTGAAGCGGAGCGTGTCCACGCAGGGGTTCGACGTCTACTTGGACCTGCTGACCTCGAATGGCTAG